A genomic region of Miscanthus floridulus cultivar M001 chromosome 3, ASM1932011v1, whole genome shotgun sequence contains the following coding sequences:
- the LOC136543053 gene encoding uncharacterized protein, which translates to MAVDATLRPKPVHGVQGGVDPSSPAQVIASRFWAQPEDTDDSDDEDPVHEVSVPSTSEFVKDALEAGFTVDQAFKVSDLVNGSQKTGWHAMAWAFALPSGISTKNPGRLFCQSDLPVPVDKNAGEFRICERQVALDVSSGKNAGEVTDGEVEDVVDSRCVGEVVAMVVTVAMVVTVPMVLTVDMLMEASMEGIRELGEEAAENPKVVSDDKSAVVRVLEGSLTVDQLAVELDKLLPENSWVIEEKGNDAFTTNFPSAEVLNHMVNWGLMDTKIVKGKISFEKGAKNDVFKYEIDKVWVQFRGLPKELREFPIIWTIGSILGVSRAVDTKFTKKYGRARMKVAVLDPHLIPDLVDVVIRDFVYELQFRVEKDMSDGDPQVIDMDSTMDEDKAPEEKGPENMDHDGKKMEDPPAGQTSEKHPDASVAPSGQHKSKATTVVLTEQEDLVAAGTQEGFMSTAEVPHHVDKEGEGSNSIRKSDVVKPVVLLTQTGMTPDGSAMWKASMLQSKIDSGTLNKTKALSGGVVSPVRASKRNASTSERDSLEKATKLKARRNMDSSSIKGKEQPLSFDVFDDSSLLASTSTLGISLGANEHEVTFSLRHLRDIESTRISESNLLKVDNSSLVGDASTLEDGHTVIDGDAQLKQHITNYYKSLFGPPEISFIQLDEHYVHDIPQVFELENEHLTDVFSESEVRTTVFQMEHNKAPSPDGFPPEFYQVFWDLLKDDLMAMFMEFHEGTLPFNSLNFGTIILLPKKKDAKVIQQYRPICLLNVSFKIFTKVATNRLSTVAQKIIRPAQTAFLPGALQGNPLATAVGKTAAA; encoded by the exons ATGGCCGTGGACGCGACCCTGCGTCCAAAGCCCGTTCATGGCGTACAAGGCGGTGTTGATCCTTCTTCACCAGCGCAGGTGATTGCGTCAAGATTCTGGGCGCAGCCGGAGGACACcgacgactccgacgatgaagatCCAGTGCACGAGGTGAGCGTGCCTTCAACATCTGAATTCGTCAAGGATGCTCTCGAGGCAGGTTTCACGGTGGATCAG GCTTTCAAGGTCAGTGATCTCGTCAATGGTTCACAGAAAACTGGTTGGCACGCCATGGCATGGGCCTTTGCCCTCCCCTCGGGTATCTCCACCAAGAACCCTGGGAGACTTTTTTGCCAAAGCGACTTACCAGTACCGGTCGACAAAAACGCCGGCGAGTTCAGGATCTGTGAGCGGCAGGTCGCCCTCGACGTCTCGTCAGGCAAGAACGCCGGCGAG GTTACGGATGGAGAGGTGGAGGACGTGGTCGATTCCCGCTGCGTGGGAGAGGTCGTGGCCATGGTGGTCACGGTGGCCATGGTGGTCACGGTGCCCATGGTACTCACGGTGGACATGCTTATGGAGGCTTCAATGGAGGGTATCAGGGAGCTGGGCGAggaggcggctg AAAATCCAAAAGTAGTTTCAGATGATAAATCAGCTGTGGTACGTGTTCTGGAGGGTTCTCTTACTGTAGATCAATTGGCAGTAGAACTCGACAAACTACTACCTGAAAACAGTTGGGTGATTGAGGAGAAAGGCAATGATGCCTTTACCACTAATTTCCCTTCTGCTGAAGTGCTTAATCACATGGTGAACTGGGGTCTGATGGACACCAAAATAGTGAAAGGAAAGATTAGTTTTGAGAAAGGGGCTAAAAATGATGTCTTCAAATATGAGATTGATAAGGTTTGGGTACAGTTTCGGGGATTACCAAAGGAACTGCGAGAGTTCCCTATCATTTGGACAATTGGCTCCATTCTAGGTGTCTCTAGAGCAGTTGATACTAAATTTACAAAGAAGTATGGCAGAGCTAGAATGAAAGTAGCCGTGCTGGATCCCCATCTCATCCCAGATCTTGTGGATGTAGTCATTAGGGACTTTGTCTATGAGCTACAATTCAGAGTGGAGAAGGATATGTCTgatggtgacccacaagtcattGACATGGACTCTACCATGGACGAGGACAAAGCACCAGAGGAAAAAGGGCCAGAGAACATGGATCATGATGGTAAAAAGATGGAAGACCCGCCAGCTGGTCAAACATCTGAAAAGCATCCTGATGCCTCAGTTGCACCGAGTGGACAGCATAAGAGTAAGGCTACCACTGTTGTTCTTACTGAGCAGGAAGATCTTGTTGCCGCTGGGACCCAGGAGGGTTTTATGAGTACTGCAGAGGTACCCCATCATGTTGATAAGGAAGGCGAAGGTTCCAACTCTATCAGGAAAAGTGATGTAGTTAAGCCTGTGGTGCTACTTACCCAGACTGGGATGACTCCAGATGGATCTGCAATGTGGAAAGCTAGCATGTTGCAATCCAAGATTGACTCTGGCACTTTGAATAAGACTAAAGCACTGAGTGGTGGAGTAGTGTCGCCAGTGAGAGCTAGTAAAAGAAACGCGTCTACTTCAGAGCGAGACTCGTTGGAGAAGGCAACAAAGTTAAAGGCGCGTAGGAACATGGATTCTTCTTCTATCAAAGGTAAAGAACAACCACTTTCTTTTGATGTTTTTGATGATTCTTCTTTACTAGCTTCTACTAGCACACTAGGTATATCACTTGGGGCTAATGAACATGAAGTTACATTCTCTTTGCGACATCTTAGAGACATAGAATCAACCAGAATCTCTGAGAGTAACTTGTTAAAAGTAGATAACAGTTCTTTGGTAGGGGATGCTTCAACT TTGGAGGATGGTCACACTGTAATAGATGGTGATGCTCAGTTGAAGCAGCATATTACCAATTATTACAAGAGTCTTTTTGGTCCTCCGGAGATTTCTTTTATTCAGTTAGATGAACACTATGTTCATGACATTCCACAAGTCTTTGAACTGGAAAATGAGCACTTGACAGATGTCTTCTCGGAATCAGAAGTAAGGACAACAGTGTTCCAAATGGAACATAATAAGGCACCAAGCCCAGATGGTTTTCCACCAGAATTTTATCAGGTCTTCTGGGACTTATTAAAAGATGATCTGATGGCTATGTTTATGGAATTCCATGAGGGAACCTTGCCTTTCAATAGTCTCAACTTTGGAACGATAATTTTGCTACCAAAAAAGAAAGATGCGAAAGTGATTCAACAATACAGACCAATATGTTTGTTGAATGTTTCTTTCAAAATCTTTACCAAAGTTGCAACTAATAGATTATCTACTGTTGCCCAGAAGATTATTAGACCAGCACAAACAGCATTCCTTCCAG GTGCTCTTCAGGGGAACCCATTGGCTACGGCAGTGGGCAAGACTGCAGCAGCGTGA
- the LOC136544867 gene encoding T-complex protein 1 subunit epsilon-like isoform X1, with amino-acid sequence MALAFDEFGRPFIILREQEKKTRLRGLDAQKANIAAGKAVARMLRTSLGPKGMDKMLQSPDGDVIITNDGATILEQMDVDNQIAKLMVELSRSQDYEIGDGTTGVVVMAGALLEQAEKLLERGIHPIRVAEGYEMASRVAFDHLERISRRFEFSADNIEPLVQTCMTTLSSKIVNRCKQALAEIAVKAVLAVADLERKDVNLDLIKVEGKVGGKLEDTELVYGIIVDKDMSHPQMPKRIEDANIAILTCPFEPPKPKTKHKVDIDTVEKFQTLREQEQKYFDEMVQKCKDAGATLVICQWGFDDEANHLLMHRNLPAVRWVGGVELELIAIATGGRIVPRFQELSPEKLGKAGLVREKSFGTTKDRMLYIEQCANSRAVTIFIRGGNKMMRDFSLCALIKDRNSLCAPEKIQRSSAPLLQLFRVIHATSVSLGSNAVKLQV; translated from the exons ATGGCACTCGCCTTCGACGAGTTCGGGCGCCCCTTCATCATCCTGCGGGAGCAGGAGAAGAAGACGCGCCTGCGGGGGCTCGACGCGCAGAAGGCCAACATCGCCGCGGGCAAGGCCGTCGCGCGGATGCTCCGCACCTCGCTCGGCCCCAAGGGCATGGACAAGATGCTCCAGTCCCCCGACGGCGACGTCATCATCA CAAATGATGGGGCGACCATCCTGGAGCAGATGGATGTTGACAACCAGATTGCAAAGCTGATGGTGGAGCTGTCCCGTAGTCAAGACTATGAAATCGGGGATGGTACCACCGGGGTGGTAGTCATGGCAGGGGCTCTCCTCGAGCAGGCTGAAAAGCTTCTGGAACGTGGTATTCACCCCATTAGGGTGGCTGAAGGCTATGAGATGGCGTCAAGGGTAGCTTTTGATCACCTAGAACGTATCTCCCGAAGGTTTGAGTTCAGTGCAGACAACATTGAGCCCCTGGTTCAGACCTGCATGACAACTCTATCCTCAAAGAT TGTTAACCGTTGCAAGCAGGCATTGGCAGAGATTGCTGTCAAAGCAGTACTTGCGGTTGCAGATTTGGAGAGGAAGGATGTTAACTTGGATTTAATTAAAGTAGAAGGCAAGGTTGGTGGGAAGCTGGAGGACACTGAGCTTGTATATGGAATTATTGTTGACAAAGATATGAGCCATCCACAAATGCCAAAGAGAATTGAGGATGCTAATATTGCCATTCTGACATGCCCATTTGAGCCTCCGAAGCCTAAGACAAAGCATAAGGTCGACATTGATACTGTTGAGAAATTCCAGACACTGCGTGAGCAAGAGCAGAAATACTTTGATGAAATGGTTCAGAAGTGCAAG GATGCTGGTGCAACCCTGGTTATTTGTCAGTGGGGTTTTGATGATGAAGCCAATCATTTGTTGATGCACAGAAATCTGCCAGCTGTCAGATGGGTTGGTGGTGTTGAATTGGAATTGATTGCCATTGCTACAG GAGGACGGATTGTTCCGAGATTCCAAGAGTTGAGTCCTGAAAAGCTTGGGAAG GCTGGATTAGTCAGGGAGAAATCATTCGGAACAACAAAGGACCGGATGCTTTACATTGAGCAGTGTGCCAATTCCAGAGCTGTAACTATTTTCATTCGTGGTG GGAACAAAATGATGAGAGACTTTTCtctgtgtgcccttataaaagatcgtaattccttgtgtgcccctgaaaaaattcagcggtcttcagcgccactacttcaactttttcgtgtcatccatgccacttccgtcagtttgggctctaacgccgttaaactgcaggtgtga
- the LOC136544867 gene encoding T-complex protein 1 subunit epsilon-like isoform X2 encodes MALAFDEFGRPFIILREQEKKTRLRGLDAQKANIAAGKAVARMLRTSLGPKGMDKMLQSPDGDVIITNDGATILEQMDVDNQIAKLMVELSRSQDYEIGDGTTGVVVMAGALLEQAEKLLERGIHPIRVAEGYEMASRVAFDHLERISRRFEFSADNIEPLVQTCMTTLSSKIVNRCKQALAEIAVKAVLAVADLERKDVNLDLIKVEGKVGGKLEDTELVYGIIVDKDMSHPQMPKRIEDANIAILTCPFEPPKPKTKHKVDIDTVEKFQTLREQEQKYFDEMVQKCKDAGATLVICQWGFDDEANHLLMHRNLPAVRWVGGVELELIAIATGGRIVPRFQELSPEKLGKAGLVREKSFGTTKDRMLYIEQCANSRAVTIFIRGGMEKSQMMIEETKRSLHDALCVARNLIRNNSIVYGGGSAEISCSIAVETAADRHPGVEQYAIRSFADALDAVPLALAENSGLSPIDTLTAVKAQQVKESNPHCGIDCNDVGTNDMKEQNVFETLIGKQQQILLATQVVKMILKIDDVISPSEY; translated from the exons ATGGCACTCGCCTTCGACGAGTTCGGGCGCCCCTTCATCATCCTGCGGGAGCAGGAGAAGAAGACGCGCCTGCGGGGGCTCGACGCGCAGAAGGCCAACATCGCCGCGGGCAAGGCCGTCGCGCGGATGCTCCGCACCTCGCTCGGCCCCAAGGGCATGGACAAGATGCTCCAGTCCCCCGACGGCGACGTCATCATCA CAAATGATGGGGCGACCATCCTGGAGCAGATGGATGTTGACAACCAGATTGCAAAGCTGATGGTGGAGCTGTCCCGTAGTCAAGACTATGAAATCGGGGATGGTACCACCGGGGTGGTAGTCATGGCAGGGGCTCTCCTCGAGCAGGCTGAAAAGCTTCTGGAACGTGGTATTCACCCCATTAGGGTGGCTGAAGGCTATGAGATGGCGTCAAGGGTAGCTTTTGATCACCTAGAACGTATCTCCCGAAGGTTTGAGTTCAGTGCAGACAACATTGAGCCCCTGGTTCAGACCTGCATGACAACTCTATCCTCAAAGAT TGTTAACCGTTGCAAGCAGGCATTGGCAGAGATTGCTGTCAAAGCAGTACTTGCGGTTGCAGATTTGGAGAGGAAGGATGTTAACTTGGATTTAATTAAAGTAGAAGGCAAGGTTGGTGGGAAGCTGGAGGACACTGAGCTTGTATATGGAATTATTGTTGACAAAGATATGAGCCATCCACAAATGCCAAAGAGAATTGAGGATGCTAATATTGCCATTCTGACATGCCCATTTGAGCCTCCGAAGCCTAAGACAAAGCATAAGGTCGACATTGATACTGTTGAGAAATTCCAGACACTGCGTGAGCAAGAGCAGAAATACTTTGATGAAATGGTTCAGAAGTGCAAG GATGCTGGTGCAACCCTGGTTATTTGTCAGTGGGGTTTTGATGATGAAGCCAATCATTTGTTGATGCACAGAAATCTGCCAGCTGTCAGATGGGTTGGTGGTGTTGAATTGGAATTGATTGCCATTGCTACAG GAGGACGGATTGTTCCGAGATTCCAAGAGTTGAGTCCTGAAAAGCTTGGGAAG GCTGGATTAGTCAGGGAGAAATCATTCGGAACAACAAAGGACCGGATGCTTTACATTGAGCAGTGTGCCAATTCCAGAGCTGTAACTATTTTCATTCGTGGTGGTAT ggaaaagtctcaaatGATGATAGAGGAGACCAAGCGCAGTCTTCATGATGCTCTTTGTGTGGCAAGGAATCTGATCCGGAATAACTCAATTGTGTACGGCGGTGGCTCAGCAGAGATATCTTGCTCAATTGCTGTTGAAACTGCTGCAGATCGGCACCCTGGAGTTGAGCAG TATGCTATCAGGTCATTCGCTGATGCATTAGATGCTGTTCCACTAGCCTTAGCTGAAAACAGTGGTTTGTCACCCATTGATACCTTAACTGCGGTAAAAGCTCAACAAGTTAAG GAGAGCAACCCCCACTGCGGCATAGACTGCAATGATGTTGGCACCAACGACATGAAAGAACAGAACGTCTTCGAGACCCTGATTGGCAAGCAGCAACAGATCTTGCTTGCCACTCAGGTGGTGAAGATGATCCTGAAGATCGACGACGTCATCTCACCGTCCGAGTACTGA
- the LOC136543054 gene encoding uncharacterized protein, translating to MAACTRALDENNTYVVSIVRSNGDLSSEQERIVVGDPLEQTASCNCEQFTRTSVLCGHALKVLDLMNINYCPSLHSEALDKGSKHEENGGGEQTQESMDNAHNDHNTLVFTSFTDLIMRSPQIKNGRVLLLGEGGTLFVWDPITGEERKVPSPRFPLQCTLSLTWTTAVLCFSAGTAGCNHLDCHHGPFIVVVVRSILFCTYSSDTAAWSEPTRGQGPGYLRGFVDPGMRSVVVGNALYFGIMKERAALKYNMQLRQMSWIQLPSSVPLRRQILLATTEDGGLGLATQHESKLYIWSRKDADEVNARWEQSRVIELKMLLPVDAADFTSPLNVVGSTDDLGTIFMRAGNVVYAADLKNYKGKKVCEGKINTIVPYMSFYTTALEAYGTGEGPSAGGSSA from the exons ATGGCAGCATGCACAAGAGCATTGGATGAAAATAACACGTATGTTGTTTCGATTGTGAGGTCTAATGGTGATTTAAGTTCTGAACAAGAGCGCATAGTTGTTGGTGATCCTCTGGAGCAAACAGCTTCATGCAACTGTGAGCAATTTACAAGGACTAGTGTTTTGTGTGGCCATGCTTTGAAAGTTCTTGACTTGATGAATATAAATTATTGCCCATCATTACATTCTGAAGCGTTGGACAAGGGAAGCAAG CATGAAGAGAATGGTGGTGGTGAACAAACTCAAGAATCCATGGATAATGCTCATAACGACCATAATACCTTGGTCTTCACTAGCTTCACAGATTTGATAATG AGGAGCCCTCAAATAAAAAACGGCCGTGTCCTCCTCCTTGGGGAAGGCGGGACCCTCTTCGTTTGGGACCCCATCACAGGCGAGGAGCGGAAGGTGCCCTCTCCGCGGTTTCCGCTGCAGTGCACCTTGTCGTTGACCTGGACCACAGCGGTTCTCTGTTTCTCCGCCGGCACTGCCGGCTGCAACCACCTTGATTGCCACCACGGACCTTTCATCGTAGTTGTTGTGCGCTCT ATCTTATTCTGCACCTACTCATCTGATACTGCTGCCTGGAGTGAGCCAACCCGCGGTCAGGGACCTGGTTACCTCCGAGGATTCGTCGATCCTGGGATGAGGAGTGTGGTTGTGGGGAATGCGCTCTACTTTGGCATCATGAAGGAAAGGGCAGCTCTCAAGTACAACATGCAATTGCGCCAAATGTCGTGGATTCAACTACCATCTTCAGTGCCCCTTCGTCGGCAGATTCTGCTCGCAACAACGGAGGATGGTGGACTGGGGCTCGCCACTCAACACGAGTCCAAACTCTACATCTGGTCGAGGAAGGATGCTGATGAAGTAAATGCTAGATGGGAACAAAGCAGAGTCATTGAGCTTAAGATGCTGCTCCCTGTTGATGCCGCTGACTTCACCTCACCACTTAATGTGGTTGGCTCCACGGATGATCTTGGTACCATTTTCATGAGAGCGGGCAATGTGGTCTACGCAGCTGATCTGAAGAACTATAAAGGGAAGAAGGTATGCGAGGGCAAAATCAACACCATTGTTCCGTACATGAGCTTCTACACTACAG CACTGGAAGCATATGGTACAGGTGAAGGACCAAGTGCTGGTGGCTCAAGTGCATGA
- the LOC136544866 gene encoding uncharacterized protein — translation MRSALLSLCFHLALAITLAASVLDLAHSRVIDVKPPQPRPIPQRKPKPTPRPNPKPDPKPTPQPQPEPAPRPDPEPEPKPMPQPEPKPTPQPDPNPLPEPTPQPDPNPEPKPMPQPEPIPTPQPLPNPEPEPTPQPDPNPEPKPMPQPEPIPTPQPLPNPEPEPTPQPDPNPEPKPMPQPEPIPTPQPLPNPEPEPTPQPDPNPEPKPMPQPEPIPTPQPLPNPEPEPTPQPDPNPEPKPMPQPEPIPTPQPLPNPEPEPTPQPDPNPEPKPMPQPEPIPTPQPLPNLPHPEPIPTPQPLPNLP, via the coding sequence ATGAGGTCTGCCCTCCTCTCACTATGTTTCCACTTAGCCCTAGCCATTACACTGGCTGCAAGTGTTCTTGATCTTGCTCATAGTAGGGTGATTGACGTAAAGCCACCACAACCTAGACCAATACCGCAACGTAAACCAAAACCCACACCACGACCGAACCCAAAGCCGGATCCCAAGCCTACACCACAGCCTCAACCAGAACCCGCACCACGGCCAGACCCAGAGCCGGAACCCAAGCCAATGCCACAGCCTGAACCTAAACCCACACCACAACCAGATCCAAATCCACTACCAGAACCAACACCACAGCCGGACCCAAACCCAGAACCCAAGCCGATGCCACAGCCTGAACCCATACCCACACCACAACCACTTCCAAATCCTGAACCAGAACCAACACCACAGCCGGACCCAAACCCAGAACCCAAGCCGATGCCACAGCCTGAACCCATACCCACACCACAACCACTTCCAAATCCTGAACCAGAACCAACACCACAGCCGGACCCAAACCCAGAACCCAAGCCGATGCCACAGCCTGAACCCATACCCACACCACAACCACTTCCAAATCCTGAACCAGAACCAACACCACAGCCGGACCCAAACCCAGAACCCAAACCGATGCCACAGCCTGAACCCATACCCACACCACAACCACTTCCAAATCCTGAACCAGAACCAACACCACAGCCGGACCCAAACCCAGAACCCAAGCCGATGCCACAGCCTGAACCCATACCCACACCACAACCACTTCCAAATCCTGAACCAGAACCAACACCACAGCCGGACCCAAACCCAGAACCCAAGCCAATGCCACAGCCTGAACCCATACCCACACCACAACCACTTCCAAATCTGCCACATCCTGAACCCATACCCACACCACAACCACTTCCAAATCTGCCATAG